The Setaria viridis chromosome 2, Setaria_viridis_v4.0, whole genome shotgun sequence DNA window CCACCGCACAAATTGTGGGCCGCGCGATCGAATGGTTGCTGTCACAGGTTCATGAGCTGATACGCCTTGTACAGATCCCCTGATTCTTCCGCCATGAACACGAGGACGACAATGCTAGCCACAGCAAACGTCGATCCTCCTTGGACTAGAACAACTCTCCTACCGTCACGCATCTTCCAGGTGGCACCACCAGCTCTTCCCTTTCTGATACACTGGGCCCGGCTCCTATGGCAGCTCGACACCTGGTTTGCATTGGTGTGTCCATCAGACTGACCTTCCACGGCTCACCATCACACCTCATGACATGATGAGCTGAGCATCTTGTAACCAGCTTAACTGGCTCTTCtaggggaaaaaaaactaggTAAACTGGCCCTGTAAAAACTGAACAGGTACATGAGAGACCATATCAAAGCCCTGTTTGTCATGAAAGCGTgctctctctttttattttgagTCAATAtaataaaagggaaaaaaactaAGCAGAATTGACTGACCTCAAATGCCTGGATGCAGTGCTTCAAAACTATGGGCAGTCTTTCTCAGAAGCTTCTGCACGTTAGTGGCCATTCCCTACCACCACTATGATGCCATGAAGTGGCCCGAGCAAGTCAATTTCAGCAGCTTAGACTAATTCTCGTCTAACAATGACACCTACTACGGACAATTGGAATCTAAGGGGCCCTAATCATGCTCGGAAACGTTGGACTTTATTTCTCAAATGCTGCATGTCTTAATCAGTCGGCAATGGCCAATTGCACTGAAATATCTGCTCTACTTTATATTTCAGGCACGCGTATTACATCATCCGGACCAAAAACAAACAAGCAACGAGCTTTCACCACAGTGCAAACAAGGATTTGTTCACAACTTCAGATGATGACACGGTTCAGAATCTATTTACAACGGAATTGCTCTTGACTTGTCAGAACAAATGAGGTACAGATAAGCACGgcagtttgattttttttgggtcGCCGCTCTATAAAAGCACAGTTCTGCAATTATGTCACTGTAGCCATCCAATTTGACCAAAACAAGAAAATGTAGCAGATGTACCATATTATAAAAATTCATCATTTATGGAAGAAAAAAGTTGACTTGGAAACTTGACTTCAAATTAGAGAAGAAACGCACCTAACCTTGTTGTTTATCTCCAAAACCACCAGCCAACATTGttcggaagaaaaaaaaaacagcagccAAAAGAAGTCTCTTCCTGGTGCTTTCACCTGAAGTAAGCAACTAGGCTTAAATTAAACAAAggtaaaacatatataaatctCTCAAACCGATGAGAGCTGCAGAAGTTGCTGCCCTAATAATTGACTAAAATACGTGAGGCAAAAGGAATTGGTGTCTCCTACCAGAACAAGAATCATGATAACAATCTGTTATACTCCCTCCTGTACATGGAGAACAGTACTCATGATGGAGCACTAGCACTATACTACTCTCTGTGATGGCACTCCTAACTCCATAATTGCTGTTGTTTAATCCTATGTCCCATGAATTTCTTAGGTGCTGGACATGAAGCTGCTGCTAACTGGAGCAGGGTTCAGCTAGCACGTTCCAGCACCAGATGTTCATTTGCATGTTGAATGAGAAGACAAGGAACAATTGTCTAATGCTTTGACATAACAAGGAATTTTCCAGTCCATCCAGTGAGTGGTGGGCAATTCTTCCTCCAAATTTCCAGTGGATTCCCAATCATGCATATGTTTATGATGCATAACCTTGGCAGAGCTCCTACCCTTTTCATTGAAAGAATACACATCCAAGattcttttattattttttccgAAAGAAACTACATCTTGTttacaaagaaaagaaactgtACCTGTTGAAGATTTGTAAAGCAGTCAGAGTAAGCCAGGAAAGTAGCGAGACATTGGAGCAAAATCATGCAGGAGAAAATGCAAGATATATTGCAGAAATCTTGATGAAACGCACAGTTTACAATATTTTGCTGCTCCCTTTTCCCATGCCGCTAATGCAATATAAGTGATAATTAATAAAGAAACAATTATATAACTGTTGTGTGAAACTTTTTCACAATCCGACCTTAGCTCAGTTGGTAGAGCGGAGGACTGTAGTTGTTGCAGATAAATCCTTAGGTCGCTGGTTCGAATCCGGCAGGTCGGATGTTCTTTTTTTGCCCTTTCCCCTCACCATTTCACTATAAAATACTTTTTTTTGCCCTTAACCCTCAACATTTCACTATAaaatacttttttaaaaaaataataccACTGTCCTGAACTCTTAAGCGAGGCAAGTGCGTATATCATTGCCCTTGATTATACTGATCGATTAGGTCAAGAGATGCTTCAGCAGGTACGACCGTGGCAATCAGGTTCAGGTACTCCTATTTTTGGGACGAAAATAGGAGTAAACAATCAAGCgacggcaaaaaaaaaaaatagcgaAACGTGCTCGGATTCTCATCGCTCACCTTCCGTGACTGACAAAGAAACAACCGGAGCAAAGAGTTTTGCAGTGCGTCGGTCACCTACCCTCTGAATGCGCTGCATGTGATGGTGTGGATTCACGACACCGCTGGccaaagaattttttttattttagtgttttgtaaaaatatatgttcaaataaaaaaattgcaaatctatatTCATACCGCCGTTCGAAACGGTTATAGTCAATTCAACTGGTGGAAGATGCACTGTAGTAACCTTACCGTCGGTTCAATCGGCGGAATTTTCCTTCTCCGGACaacatatttttgaaaaattataactaattcatattaaCTCGGATGaaaataaactttatataaaaattgtagttctcgatgagatctacaactttatagttTAAACTTTTAAAATTTGGAAttatattggtgctcaaataatcgacacaatgttcaaatctaaaattcaaattaacattgtgttgattatttgtgCACCAAGATGATTCCAAATTATAaaaatttgaactacaaagttgtagatcttgtcgAGAAATACAATTTTCATGCAAAACTTATCTCTATCCaatttcatatgaattagttataattttttgaagatGTGCTATCCAAATAAGGAAAATTCCACCTGATTTTAGATCTCAACATTGTATCGATTATTTGAGTACCAAGATGatttcaaatgaaaatagtttgcactacaaagtttgTAGATCGCGTCgggatctacaattttcatataaaatttatgtCCATCAAAGTTCATACGAATTAGTTTTGATTTTTGAAAATATGCTGTCCAGAGAAGGGAAATTCCGCCGGTTGAACCGGCGGTAGAGTTGTTATAGTGCACCTTTCGCCGGTTCAACCGTTTCAAACGTATAGATTtgcaaatttttttatttagatatattttttgcaaaatgctaaaataaaatatatatatatataaatcccGCTGGGGAATTTCTGGCAGGGACGAGCCCTTATTCAGATCGAGGGCTGAGGCCGAGGAGATGATGAGATGGTTGCGCAGTGGGCTGCGATATTAATTTTGAGCTTGAGTGGGCCAAATATTGTAAGGGCCTGTTTAGAACAGTATAGTTCGGCCCAACTCGTGTAGACTAGTCACTACACTTACATAATTTGGGCCGGGATTGGGGTGACCCAAACAAAGCCGGCTATTTTGAAATGGGAAACTACATCCCTGAAATGTTATGAACCCACCCAGACTTGTCATAGAAAATAAACCCAGACTTTACCTAAATATACAAGCCCACTTCACAAAAACATCACGATTTTTAATTCTGGTGATGATTGTATATTTGTATGCATAACCTGACCTTCAATCAGGCTCATCTCTAACAATGGAGAAAATCACACAATCAGTTCGTTCCGGAAAAGAATCAAAGTATCAAACATAAATTTCCAACTTCAAGTTGTGCGCCACTCAACTTCTGAACTTGAGCGAATTTTGTTATATGCAATTTCTTACTGATTTAGAGGCTTCAAATGGAAGGTATTGGACAGTGTAACCAGTGTATGTAAAATTTGCCAATAATTTGATTCAACAACCATATATTGAACACATGGTGCCACTGGCAAATATCAGGGCATCTATAATTCTATATCATCGCATCGCGTTACGAATTACAATTTTCATCAGCAGGTCGAGATCTGCATACTGCACGAAAGCAGAGAGATCCGTAGTTGACGCACTGACAAAAAGAAGCAGGGAGATCCGCAATCACGTTGTCATAGCACGTAGACCATGCCGACCTCGAGCAGCGACGCCGGCGGCACGCGCAGCACCACGTCCGGGCCGCGGCAGTTCCGCCGCAGGAAGTTGTAGCCGACGCCGACGGCCAGCTTCTTCAGCACCGACGACCCCGGCTTAGTCTGCACGTGCGAGTGCCCCAGGATGAACGCCGTCCCCGCCTCCCGCGCCTCGCACAGCTCCTGCAGCTCCTCCAGCACGCGCTCGTCCACGCCGGGGCTCCTCGGCGCCGCGCTCTCCACCGCGAACCTCACCTGCTTCTtaatcgccggcgccgccgccgcgagctcgATCCCGTTCGCGCTGCCAGCGGCCTCGTGGGCCGACGACACGCCGTCGTGGGAGTCGTCGTATCCCAGGCCCAGGTGGCGCCGCAGCGGGTTGCTCCCGATGACGGTGAGCGCGTTCTCGCGCTCGTAGTAGCTGCTGtcccgctgctcgccgccggcgtcgctgcACCGGAACAGCGCGTCGAGCTTGATGAAGGTGGCGAGGCTCTCGACGAGCTCCGTCTCGAAGGAGTCCACGTCCTGGTGCACGTCGCGGTAGCCGTAGCGCACGATGCACCGGTAGGAGTGGTGGCCCGGCGGCCCGACGCGGCCGACGAGGTAGCGCTCGGCGGGGAGCACGTGCGGCACCGGCACGGACTTGACGCAGACGAAGACGAGCACCCGGTGGAACGCTGGGAGGTTGGTTACGAAGCGGGAGAAGTTCGCCGGCACGCCGGAGGTGAGGTCGGTGTAGACGAGGCCGATGCCCGGGACACGCACCATGCCGAGCTTGTCGCCCAGGGCGAGCAGCCACTCGAGGGTCACCTTGTTCTGCATGTCGTACTCGTACTTCTTGATGGTGGTGTGGTGCCACACGAACATGACGGCCAACAGGATGAGGGACAGCAGGATCGGCACCCACGCGCCTTCAAGGAACTTGATCAGCGACGCCGAGAAGTAGAGCGCCTCGATCGAcccaaagaagaggaagaacgCCAGGGCTAGCAGAGGCGACCGGTGCCAGCACAGCATGATCACCACCGACATGAGACACGTCGTCACCATCATCACCGTGATCACCGCCAAGCCTGCACAACAATTTCATTCACAAAATTTTTAGCAGTTCTGGACATTGATAAACAAGCCTGACTATTCTGACAGCATATGTATTGCCAAAAAAAGGATCCAAGTGCCTTTTTTTCTGACAGCAAGATACTTACCAGATGCATTTCCCATGTGCTTGGTATTACGGAAACCAACGGTCACAGCAATGCAGAGGATCATTAGCATCCAGTTGACCTCAGGGATGTATATCTGACCATGAATTTTGGCAGAGGTGTGCACAACTTTCACCCTGGGGAAGCAACTCAGGGACTGGCTCTGGTTGATGATGGAGAATGTTCCACTGATGATTGCTTGGCTTCCAACCACCGACGCCAATATCGCCAGCACTAGCACAGGCCACCTTACACTCTCTGCATTCGCACAGGCACAAGTCCTGTAaatgtctgaaactctgaaactgTGAAAAGCGTACAGTGAGAATAAACCAGCTAGCATACCGGGAACTGCGATGTAGAATCCAATTTGGTAGCTTGCGTCAAAGTTATGGTGTTTGGACAAATAAGCAGCTTGACCCATGTATCCCAGAATCAGTGATGGGTACACTAAAGAAGTGAAAGCAAGCTGCAAAAACAAGAGACAGACTTCATCACGTCAGAATTCACACTTACACGTCACACACTAAAGAGcgaacaatgaaaaaaaatcatagaGGTATATGAAGTGCAGGGTCAGGGAATTGCCTGGATTGCGCTGTAGGAGAAATGGCCAAGATCTGCGAACATTGCTTCGGATCCTGAATGCAAGACATGTTACGCTCTATTAGTTCATCCACTTCCTCTTCAGCTGTTGCAAATGTTATAATTTCAGGACACTTTACCTGTCATGCATAGCAAAATTCCTCCCAGAGACATCCAGCCAGACTTCCTGGTCTTCTTCAGGAATGTGATCATGTAGCAGGGATTGAGTGCCTGGTAAACATGGGGGTTCCAGTGGATGATGTTGTACAAGCCGATTGCGCTCATGCAGAGAAGCCAGCACAGCACGATCGGTGCGAAGAGAAATCCGACACGGTGGGTGCCGTAATGCTGGAGAGCAAACAGGAATACTAATATAGCACAGGTTATCGGGATGACCGCATCTGCGAGGGAAGAAAAAAGAGCAGAAATGAGCACGGTAAGACAGGTAAAAGTGTCTTTTTGGGGGTAAGCTAACGCTAGTAGCATGTGAAGGTAACAGGTGATTGAAATTGCCAAACTGGTGAACAGATGTAGTCACGTGGCATCTGCAAGAACCTGcccatatatatgatatatcctGCTGTTTTCCGTTCAGATACAGTTTGCTAAAGAAGATGCTCAGTTCAGATGCAGATTGTGACGGAAGATGCTAAGTATAGATGATCGGATTAGACAGTCACCATAATTTTGGCGGACCTATGCATAGGTAGTTTCTGGAAATGGTACTGTAAACTAGGAACAAGATTATCCAACTCTCTGGCAATTGATTATGGCAGTTCATTAGTTGTAGTCAGTAGTGAGTTGCATTGAACTAGAGGACCTATCAAAACTtcaagcaaaaaaaatacaacttGATTAAAAGAAACTTACATTCATGTTGATGCTTGGACAAGGAGAGCTCAAGCCCTGAAACAGCGGAGAACACTGCAGCAGGCAGAACAGAGGACGCCAAAGGTCAGTAACTGAACAATCAGGTTCTGACGAAACACAACATCAAGTTAGGCTCAAAGTAAAAGCCATGACTGGACTAGAAAGCAGTATACCCGAGATGGCCGGCGTGAGGACGCCGTCCCCGATGACCATGCATGTGCCGATCATGACCATGACGAGCAGCGCGGTGTGCAGCTTCTTGTGCTTCTCGAGCCACTCCTTGACGCGTGACCTCTGGGCGACCTCGGGCGGGCACTCGAGCTTGTAGGTGGAGAGCTCCTCGTCGGCGACCTGGCGGTTGGGGAGGAGGCTGACATTGGCGTGGCGGCAGATGAGGGAGTAGAGCGCGAAGGTGCCTCCTGCAAAATTCAGTTCAGGATCGCAGTTCGCAACAACACATGAGCATAATAAGCTTAATACTAACAAGTAGTAGGAAAGAAAGATGACATGCTAGTCAATCAATAAAGTATAAGCTTCAGAATGATTTGTTACCCTCGCCGTTGTCGTCGGCGCGCAGGACGATGGTGACGTACTTGATGAGTGGGATGAGGGTGAGCGTCCAGAAGACGAAGGAGAgggcgccgtagatctcctcgttgGTCTCCGAGTGCGTGATGTCCTCTGCGAAGGTGCTCTTGTACACGTACAGCGGCGAGATGCTGAGGTCGCCGTACACCACCCCGAGGCTCTGATACGCCAGCAGCAGCGTCGTCCGCCATGACTCCCTCTGCGAACCAACCAACCACCACTCTGATCGATCAGCTTGGTTCTGCTTCAGCAGCCTAGCACACAGCTAACATATAAGCAGATGGAGGGATTCGGAATTCTGACCTTTCGGGGCGCCATGCCAACTCCGAACTCAGTATCCATGTCTGCGATGCGAGATGGGATC harbors:
- the LOC117844767 gene encoding probable potassium transporter 9, translated to MDTEFGVGMAPRKRESWRTTLLLAYQSLGVVYGDLSISPLYVYKSTFAEDITHSETNEEIYGALSFVFWTLTLIPLIKYVTIVLRADDNGEGGTFALYSLICRHANVSLLPNRQVADEELSTYKLECPPEVAQRSRVKEWLEKHKKLHTALLVMVMIGTCMVIGDGVLTPAISVFSAVSGLELSLSKHQHEYAVIPITCAILVFLFALQHYGTHRVGFLFAPIVLCWLLCMSAIGLYNIIHWNPHVYQALNPCYMITFLKKTRKSGWMSLGGILLCMTGSEAMFADLGHFSYSAIQLAFTSLVYPSLILGYMGQAAYLSKHHNFDASYQIGFYIAVPESVRWPVLVLAILASVVGSQAIISGTFSIINQSQSLSCFPRVKVVHTSAKIHGQIYIPEVNWMLMILCIAVTVGFRNTKHMGNASGLAVITVMMVTTCLMSVVIMLCWHRSPLLALAFFLFFGSIEALYFSASLIKFLEGAWVPILLSLILLAVMFVWHHTTIKKYEYDMQNKVTLEWLLALGDKLGMVRVPGIGLVYTDLTSGVPANFSRFVTNLPAFHRVLVFVCVKSVPVPHVLPAERYLVGRVGPPGHHSYRCIVRYGYRDVHQDVDSFETELVESLATFIKLDALFRCSDAGGEQRDSSYYERENALTVIGSNPLRRHLGLGYDDSHDGVSSAHEAAGSANGIELAAAAPAIKKQVRFAVESAAPRSPGVDERVLEELQELCEAREAGTAFILGHSHVQTKPGSSVLKKLAVGVGYNFLRRNCRGPDVVLRVPPASLLEVGMVYVL